In Acidobacteriota bacterium, the sequence ATCTCTTAGGGGTCATTTCACTCTCCTTTACAAATTTGATAATGCCTGTAGAAATGCGCCTTAAAATAAAATCAAAAATGATTAGGGAATCGATGAATTCCAAGAGAGCTTAAAAATTTTCACCACCGAACAAGCCAAGAATACTCCAACCCATTGATAAAAATCCAATCCTCAATTCGCAACCAATCGCGCAACCAGGCTATCCAACACCGCTTCGGCGCGCGCTTCGATTTCCGCTTTAGTCTGGTCTTGAATCGGATGCGCTACATAAATGGCATCGAAATCGCTGCGCCCGAGAGCGGCGGCTTGCGCTCTTGCGGCAAACATAAACTCGGTTGTGGCGACCGGCACCGCCGGGATGCCCAGATTTTCAAGTTTCGTGGTATCGTGCAAACTGCACGTTGTACAAGACCCTCAATCAGCCAGCGCCTCAATCACCGCATCACAAACTTTGAGTTGTTCAATCACCGCATCGGGCGCGGGTTTGGTAAACGTCGGCTTCATGGCGCGAATCACTTCGGCAACCTTGAAGCGGTCTTTGAGCAGACGTTCAAGATGGTCTAAGAAAAAACTGCCACCCGGTTTGCTGATGTCGAGCAAGCCAATGGTTTTTCCTGCAAGCGTCGCAAGGCGCGGCGCAACCTTCGCCTGCGTTTGTTGATGTTCATTAAACGGATTCACCAGAACTGTCGGCATAAACTCTCCTTTAATTGCGGATTGCGAAATGCGGATTGCGGATTGGCTGAATAGTTCTAGGTATCAACCTTAATCGCGCAAAACCAATTTAGCCTCTTTACCAAATCCGCAAACGGCTATCGCACTTCTGCTTTGAAATGCTCGTCAAAGATGCTAATAGCAACGTCAATCCACAATCCGCATTTCGCAATCCGCAATCGGATAGGTGACCATTTGACTGCCGCGTGCGCCGGTTGCCCAACTGCTGATGACCGCAGAGAATTTTCCCGCCGTGCCGCCTGCGACAATGATTTTAATCTGTTCGGGCGCTGCGAATTTCAAATAGCACGGCTCGCCATCAATCACCGTCTCTTTGTAAAAGCGTGTGAGTTGCGTGCCTTCGCCGTTGTTTTCAGTATATTCCTTGAGCGGAATGCCTGTGTTATTGAATAAAAATTCGCGCACCTGCTGTTTGTTCCATTCCTCGCGTTTGAGTGTTTTTACATGTTCAGGGCAAAGCACAACAATGGCTTCAAACAACGCGCAGACGCGATAGGTCCAACTGGTTGCCAGTTGATGACAGATGGCTTTTAAAATCTGTTTGCCTTCGCGGGCATTATGTTCGCTGACGCCGCGCGGCGGTTCTGCGGCAAATAGCGTCACCGCGCTTTGTTCAGGCGCAAATCCCATCTCAACATGCAGCGGTTCCCAGGCGCTCTCTTCTTCGTTTTCGGCGATGCAATACGAAAACTTTCCGGGATTGCCAAGCGTTGACATATCGATTTCGCCGGGACGCGCGCCGCCAAGGTTGGTAAGCAGCAGTTGCAATGCCCGCCCTACGGAACTATTGGCGCGGGCAACATTACTGAAGACATTACCCGCGCAAGCGAAATTCAATTGCTTACGAATTGGCCCATTGATAATCACCAGCGGCGCAGCAGAATGCGTGGTTGCCTGAACGCCGTGAATGTTGAAGCGTTCGTCACACACGGCGCGAACCAGGGGAATGAGCACGCGCATCATTTCCGGCGCGCATCCCGCCATCACCGCGTTTGCGGCAATTTTTTCAACCGTCGCCTCTCCATAATTCGGCGCAATGCGTCCGATGATTTCATCCGGTGGAAGTTCGGTTGCCGCAAGCATTCGTTCAACTCGTTCAACGGTTGGCGGCACCACCGGAAGCGCATCGGCTATGCCGTTTTGCAGACAATAATCATATGGGTCTGTGTCGTCGGCAAGTTCAATCAGCGATGCCCGCGCCCCGCGTTTGCTGTAAAGATGCAAACTTGCTGCGGTCTCACCTTCGCCTTGTTGTTCAAGATGGCGCGACGTGCAGCCGGGCTTGGTGTCGGGATTGCCATCAAACTTTTCCGCAATGATGACTGGCTCGCGATTTAAAGCTTCGCACATCATCGCCGCAATCGTATTCAAATCCGTTTTATCGAAAGCCATTTGCGTGAAGACGATGCGCTTTTCCTGATTCACCAGAAACAGTGTGGGCACAGCCTCAGGGTCATAGGCGCGCGTCACCGCTAAATCGCCGTCAAGCGCCACCGGAAAAGCAATCGCAAGCTGCTTGATGAGTTCGCGAGTGCGTAGCGCATCATCTTGCGAAATGCCGATGATATGAGCATCAGGCAAGTCATTCACAAGGCGATTCAAATAAGGAATCGTCAAATGGCAGGTCGGACAATCGGTTTCAAAAAAAATCAGCAGCGTCGGTTTTTCCGTGGCGATTGTCAACCGTCGGGTTGAATCATCAATTGATGGCAGGGAAAACAGCGGCGCGTGGTCTTTGATTTGAAGCATGGTGACGGCAAGCATATCTCCAACAGCCCGGAAAAAGCAAAGCAGCGCAGTTACTTTGCGAGTGATGCATCGTTTGCATAGCTATCGCAAAATAACCGCGCTGCAAAGCGTGGCAATATTAAAAACCCGCGTTATTGTTTGGCGTAAACTTCGGTTGATTCCTGCTCGCCTCTCGGTGTCGTGCGTTTGGTGTGAATCTTTAAAGTTTTGCCACCGTCCGCAAGTTCCCAATGTGCTTGAGCGGTAATTTCAAACTCTTGCCCTTGCATGCTGAGTTTTGACACAGTGTTGATTTCGAGAATTTTGCCGTCGCCTTGCCATTTGGCTTTGTGTGTAGATGTGCCTTCCATACGACCGGTCATTTTACTGGTGGTTTCACTGCCATCAAGATTGTAGGTTGTTATCTGTTCGCCACGCGCAGTTTTTCTAACAGCTGTCAGCGTTTTTGCATCCTGCTTGACGTCCAGCGTAATCTCACCACCGCCGCCACCGCCGCCCGGTCCTTGTGGCAAGGTGCTCTTTGATGCGTCCAATTTCCAGGTGCCTGAAAAATCTGTGCCTGCTGCGCTCACGGAAACTGCCGCCATCACCATCATTAAAAACATCGAACCATAAGCTAATATTTTTTTCACTTTTTCTTTCTCCTTGTTAATCGTTTTGAGGGAAGATTTGCGAATCACCCCACTCGAAAGTCCGCCAATTTAATGACGTAAGCCGGATGCCGCAGGTTACGAGAAAGTTGTGCGGCGGCTTTAGCTTAATCGCGATACGACGGATCGATTCTATCGAGTTTGCGAAGCAAGGCGGGCCAAGCCAAATCGCCGCCCATGCCTTTGGTGGCTTCGGCGGATTGCGCGCGAATGCCGCGCAAAATCGGTTCGGCAATGTGGGTGAGTTCGCCGCCCGCTTGCGCCATCACCTGTATGCGACACGCGGCATCAAGGGTATACATCGCCAGGAAGGCTTCCGCAGCATTTCTGCCAACCGTGAGTAACCCGTGATTGCGCAAAATCAAACAATTGTTGGTGCCGAGGTCTGCCACCAAGCGCGGTTTCTCTTCGGCATTCAAAGCCACGCCTTCATAGTCGTGATAGCTGATGGATGAAAGCGGAAACAGCGAGTGTTGCGAAATCGGCAGCAGTCCGTTTTTCTGCGCTGATACGGCAACGCCATGAATCGTGTGGGTGTGAAAAACACAGTGCGCATCTTCGCGCGCTTCATGCACGGCGCTGTGAATGGTGAACCCGGCAGGGTTAATGAAATAAGGCGAATCCATCACAGTATTTCCCTGAAGGTCGATTTTCACCAAACTCGAGGCGGTGATCTCTTCAAATAAAAATCCATAAGGATTGATCAGGAAATGGTGGTCGCTTCCGGGAACGCGCATGGAAATGTGTGTAAAAATCAGATCATCCCATTTATACAGCGCGGTCAAACGGTAGAGCGCAGCCAGGTCAACCCGCGCCTGCCACTCTTCGGCGGAAACTTTTTCACGAACATTGATTGCTTTTGCGGTTTGCATAATGCGGACTCCTTTCGATGCTTTTTAAGCTGGTGACTTTCAATCAGCAAAATCTGTCGGAATATCGATTAGCCATGCTTCTTTGATTTTTGCTTTTAAACTTTTGCCTTTTAACTTTTGCCTTTTGCCTTTCTTATTGTCCTTTACTCGCTGGTGCTGGTGATGCGGCAGGCACGACGTGACCTTTTTTCACCGTGAGGTTCAAATTCTCATCAATCGCTTCATAGAAGATGCGCCCCTGCATCATCTCGTCGGCAGTGGTTTCGCCCCAACGCACAACTTGCGCGGGGTTAGGATTAAATTTATTTTTGGCGCTGTTATCATATGTCCCGATGAATTCGACCTGTGTGCCTTTCGCAACGCGCATTGGCTCGGTGAGCAAATAGACCCGCTGCCAGTTGAAATCATAACGTGGAACGGTGAGCACATCTTCGACGCGACCGTCCGGGTAGGTAAAGCGTATCACATAGGATTTGCCGCGCAGGTGCATGTGTACATGAAAGAAGCGAATCAACGCATCGGTATTAAAGGTCTTTTTATCGGTGAGTGAATAGTTGGCGTCACCGGGTTGCACTTCGAGATCTTTCCGATCACCAAACAGCACGCGCAAATTTTTCTTCACGATGCCATCGGCGAGATAGAGTCCAACCGAAGTCTGGTCAATCTGTTCTTTTTCGGTGGGCGCGTAATGAATCTGGATGCCGAGTTTCATGCCTTTGGGAATCATCACCGCTGTGCCTTCCGCAAGCATGATGGGTTGCACGCCGGGTGCCCATCCCGAAACCATCACAGTGCCGCGCGCCGACGGGTCGAAATCGCCTGCGATGTAGCCTTCTTCAGGAACCTTGAAATTTGCAGGCACAACGTGAGTGTTGGCGTGGTGCACGGCTTTCAAATTCCCCGGTCGCGTTTCAATCGACCGCAACCAGGTGGTTTCGGGAAAGACATAATCGAAAACGAAAAACACATACAAATCTTTTTGCCTGGCTTTCACGGTAAACGGTTTTTGCACTTTGACGACGACATCAGGTTGACCGAGTTTCCAATCGTCTTTCCAAATGCGGGCGGCGGGCAGATCTTTGGCGTTGCCTTTGGCAGCGCCGCTATCGACCCATTTCGTAACCGTGGCAATCTCCTCATCGGTGAGGCGCGGGTCATGTTGATAACGTCCGATAGCGCCGGTCGCATGAAAAGGCGGCATCTCGCGGTTGACGATTTTTTCTTTGATGGAACGCGCCCAGGGTCGCGCTTCTTCAAAGGTCACAAGCGACATTGGCGCGACGCCACCGGCGCGGTGACACTCTTCACAGCGACGTTGGAAAATCGGCGCGACATCTTTGGTGAAAGTGATTTTGGTTTTATCGCTGCCGCTGTTGCCCGAAGTGGACGACGGCAAATAGACCGCAAGCATCAATAGACCCATGCCGATGAAGAAGATTATTTTTTTCATGGAGACTCCCTTTCACGCGAAGCAAAAATTTAGCCACGAGCAGCAATGAAACGGCAATCGCAACTCGTGGCTAAGTTTTATCCAAAACGACGGATGAATCAAGTTTAGAACGCGAACTTCAAGCCAAATTGAATGCGGCGCGGATCAAACGCGGCATTGAAACTGAGCGGTTGACCGGGTCCGCGCGTCTTATCGCCTTTAAGGTTGAAGGTTCCGCGATTGTAATCGGGCGACGCCGGATTGTTACCGAGAATGTCATTGACGGCAGCAAAGTTCGTATGGTTGAACAGGTTGATGCCTTCGACAGTGAATTCAATTCGCGTCGGGTTGTCCTGCGCAAAATAGAAACTCTTGCTGAGGCGCGCATCGACGCGAGCGAAATTGGGTCCGATGCCGGAGTTTCTCGGCACATAGAATAAGCGGTCGTTGGTGACGCGGGTATCGCCGTTAATGTCAACGCCGGTGTAAAGCGTAAACGGTATGCCCGAACGCAGAGAAACGACAGGGCTGAACGCGACATCGGCAAACAGATGTCCCATAACCGAATCGCCGCCGCGTTTATACGGCGTAACAAACACGCCGCTGAAAACGAAATTGTGGCGCACGTCATACGATGAAAGCCCGCGCTCTAAATCAAGGCGTGAGGGGAAGGGACCATAGAATGCTGAGTTATAATCGGTCACATCATCAATCGCTTTTGAAAAGGTGTAACTGCTCTGGAATGAGAAATGGTCGCTGAAACGTTTCGTCAGTGACGCCGTCATGCCGTGATAAATCGAATTGCCGATTGAGGCATAAACGGTTTTTTGCGTGATGGTCGGGTCGCCGCCTCTTGCCGGGTCAATTACATAAAGCGGTCCGAATGCCGGATTGCGCCCGACAAGCCGTGGGTCGCCCGGCAACGCTTCGACATAGTTTCTCGCGTGCGGCACCTGCAAGTGGACGCCGTGATACACCTGATAAGCAAGTTCAAGCGCCATTGACGAGGTCAGCTTTCGTTGAATGGCGAAGTTCGCCTGAATCGAATAGGTGTTTTTGTAATTCGGGTCTAAATCAAAAATGACGCGACCGATACCTTTCGGCGCAGTGCTGATGCCGAGCGCCTGCAAATCGCTCGCCGACAGTGAGCCAAAGGGCAGTTTGCCGGCGGCGCGACCGGCAGCCCAGATTGCCGCAGGAGTTTGCGCAGCGGGAAATGCCGGGGTGCGGAAAACCTGATTGATGTAGCGCCCCGTATCATCAAGCAAGTTGGTCACATAGATGACCTGATAAGGAATCTGCGCATAGAAAACTCCCGCGCCGCCGCGAATCACTGTACTGCGGTCGCCCAGCACATCCCAGGAGAAACCAAGACGCGGTGAAAAATAGGTGTTGCCCTGGGCAGGCGCTGGCTCGCCTTCGTAATCAACGCGGAAGCCGTAATCAAGCGTGAAGCGTTGCGCGACTTTCCACGAATCCTGGGCAAACGCGCCAAAGTAATTGGCGCGGTCTTCCCAGACCGAATTACCAAAACCCTGTCGGTAAAGGAAGGGCAAATTGGCATTGAAGGATTGCAAACTGGTGAGCGCGGTTCCGGGTATCGAAGCGCCTGCGGTTGTCGCATTGCAACTGGCAAGCGGGATACCATTCAATTGACAAATGCCGACAACGAAAGCCGTCTGGTCGGCTGGCGGTACGGCTAAGACCAGCGGATAAATCCCCGATGAGAAATTCCATTCACCGGCAAACCACAATTGATTATCGACTTTGTAATTGACCGGACGGAATGACGCGCCAAACTTCATGGTGTGCGCGCCCTTAATCCACGAAACCGTATCTTCAAATTGATAGCGATCCTGGAAAGTGTTAAACGGCGTGGTGAACGGGCGATTAAAATTGCCTACCCCGACAATCAACAAAGATGAAGTATTCGGCGTATGTGGAGTGGTGACGGCTGAATTTTTCGGCGAAAATTGTACCCGCGCAATGTTGACCACGCTTGAGCCGAAATTGTGCGTCCAGGTAAACAGCGCCGTGTAATCGCGCGCCGTCAAATCGGTGGAATAGGAAGTGGATTCAAACGCATCGGTGGTCAACTGGTCATTGAAATTACGCGATAATGAAAACCGCCCGGTGATGATGTCGTTTTGGGTCGCCTGGTAATCCACCCGCGTATTCCACGAATTCAAGCGGTATGCCGCGTTAAACGCGCCGTTATTGGCAGAGAGCAGATTGACGGTCGCCGGATAGTTTGCCGCAGTAGTTCGCAATGAATTTGCGAGATTGCCGCCGATGCGCGCCAAGTTGGCATTTCCCGAACTCTGCATCCTTGAAATCAGCGTTGATTGCGCTGCTGTCGCATTCAGCAAAGGGTTGGCAAGAAAGTTGCGAAAACGCGGCAAATCCAATTTCTGCCGTTCGTAGTTGGTAAAAAAGAACAGCTTGTTTTTGATCATCGGACCGCCGAAGGTAAACCCTGGATAGACCTGTTGTTGAAAAGCTTTTTTAGAACTGATGTCAAAAAATTCGCGCGCCGAAGTTTTATTCGAGCGATAAAAAATATAGGCGCTGCCGTGAAATTCGTTGCTGCCGCCTTTGGTCACGACGTTGACTGCGGTTCCCGAGGTGAAGCCGAATTCCGCCGCAAACGAATTGCGGTTGACCTGAAATTCCTGAACCGCTTCGGGGCTGATGGCATAACGCAATTGCCCTGAGCCATATTCGTTTTCACCGCCATCAACGGTAATCAGGTTGTTGCGTCCGCTGCTGCCGCCAATCGAAAAACCCGAAGTGCCGAAGTTAAATCGCGCGCCACCTTGCACGCGCGGCGCATCGGAACTCGAAACCCCCGGCAAAGTGAACACATAGTTGGTAAAGCCGCGTCCGATGTTCGGCAGATTTTCAATCTGGCGGTTTTCAATGGTATTCGCCTGTTGGGTGCGCTCGACTTCAACGACCGGCGCTTCGGTATTGATTTCGACAATGTTACTGACCGCGCCGATGCGCATTTGGGCATCGTAAACCGCTGTCTGCCCGATGCTCAGAACGAGTTTGTTTACCAGAGTGGTTTCAAACCCCTGAGCTTCAATGCGCAATTGATATTCGCCCGGTTGTAGCGATTGAATTTGATATTCACCGCTTTCATTGGTTTGCGCCGTTCGCGTTGTACCGCGCTCAACGCTTTTGATGGTTATCGTTGCACCGGCAATGACAGCGCCATTTTGGTCTGTCACCGCACCTTTCAACGTCGCGGTGCTGACATCAGCCTGACCAAAGACCGTTAGGGTTTGCAGGCTGAGCAAAACCGACACGCACAGAATATTGAGAACTTTTTTAATCATAACAATCCTCCGGTAGCGGTTACGTGGAACAGGTTTAAGAGCAAGGCGGCACAGGAAAACGCCACGCTGCAATTAAATGAATTGATAACTATGGAACCCGAAATCTATATGGATGTGCCTGAAAACCCCTCCGTGTGATGAGTCCACCGGAAAGGTACAAGTCGCCAGTTGAACTTTCCTGACGTCTGCACACCGTCACAACACCACAGAGTTCGTATCAATCGTTGTTGTTGTTTTATTAGAGAGCTAACAAATACGGAAATTTTATATACCGCGCCTTTTTGTTACGTCAATGTAAACCGATTTATTTTACCCGTCGCTATGGGCTACGACGTGAAGCGGAATTTCAGTTTCGTAAAAAAGCGCGGTTGAGGAAATTTTTATTTCAGTTTGCCAAGCAGTTGATAAATCCAGATGAGCGCCGTGTTCATCAACTGTTCACCTGCGCCAATGGCAACCGGCGACACTCCCTGATCCGCGCCGTAACCGCCTTCGGCGATGGCTTCGACGGTGGGGAAATATTGATGATAGCCATTGGCATAACCGAAAAAGAAAAGTTGTTTCACCCGGGCGCGTTCTTTCAAACGAATCGCGTGATTAGAAAAAAATTCGCCCGACGCGCCAACCAGGGCAATCTCGCCATTGAGCAGCGCCACCGTGAGTCGCGGGCGCACCCCTTGTTCATATTCATCAACGAATGCCGGAATCAGTTCGGGGAAAAAAGCTTTTTCATAAGCCGCGCGCACAAAAGGATTTTTTAAATCAACGCGCGGCGCAAACGTAAAGCGGTCTTCTTTGACTTCGAGTGAAGGTTTGGCAACCGTCTCGGTTTTAAGCGACGAAGCAAGCTTAATCACTTCGCCAGCCAGAGCCTGACCAAATGCCTGATAGCCTTTATTCGCGCCTTCGTTGACCGATTGATCGCCCGCCGCCCCCTGCATAAACACCGTCGTTGTACCTAATTGTTTATCAACCGCAGCTTTCATCTGTCCGACATAATCGGCGGAAAATTTCAAAGTGAGCGCCGGGATGGTCGTCGGATGCGCGGTGAAATTAACCACCACGGCAAGCGGCTTGCCGCTCTCGTCATCAAAACGCATCACGCTTAAATCTTTGTCGCTCGGCTTGGGCTCAATTTTGGTGTGACGATTGCGATTAAAGCCTTCGAGTTTCACTGCGCCGGTTGCCATCTTCGCCGGTTGCAATTTGCTATTCGCTTCAAAAATCGCCGCGCAGATACCCTCTTCCATCTGCTTGTAGTAACGAATCGCCGCATCGAATTTGCCTTTGCCTTTGCCCGGCTCGTCTTTGAGTTCAAGCACCGGCGTGTGATGCGAATGCGAACCGGCGATGAATGAATATTCGATACCGGCTTCGGCTTTGATACGCTGGCGAATGTTTTGCAGCGAGGCTTCGGCGGGCGCGCGACCTAAATCGAGACCGACGATGGCTAATTTTTTAGCGCCTGCCTGAATAACAATCGCCACGGCATAGAGCGGGTCGAGTGTGCCTTGCGACAACATATCGTGACGCGCCCCGTAACCCCACATCGGCACAGGCTCACGCGGGGTGATGTCGCGACGACCGACGCCGACTTTGAAAACCGCGGCATCCGCAGCCTTCGTTTGCGCGAAAGCGGCTTCGGTATTCGCAACGAAGATGAGAGAAAAAATGAAATGAATGATGATCAAAGCAACGAGTGTTTTTTGATAGAGATAGGTTTTCATAATTTATGTTTAAGCCGGTTATGCCGGTCGAATTAATCAACACGGATTGCATTGTCTTGAGCATGCGCCTGAAAGGAAAAAAGGGTTGCAACGGCAAACCAACCAATTGCAACCATCACGGGTGAGCGCGAACGTCTGAATGTCATCGGTTGTCCTCTGAATGAAAAGAATGTTTAAACCGCCGGTACGGCAAGAAGCGGACATTGCGAACCGCGCAACA encodes:
- a CDS encoding TonB-dependent receptor; the encoded protein is MIKKVLNILCVSVLLSLQTLTVFGQADVSTATLKGAVTDQNGAVIAGATITIKSVERGTTRTAQTNESGEYQIQSLQPGEYQLRIEAQGFETTLVNKLVLSIGQTAVYDAQMRIGAVSNIVEINTEAPVVEVERTQQANTIENRQIENLPNIGRGFTNYVFTLPGVSSSDAPRVQGGARFNFGTSGFSIGGSSGRNNLITVDGGENEYGSGQLRYAISPEAVQEFQVNRNSFAAEFGFTSGTAVNVVTKGGSNEFHGSAYIFYRSNKTSAREFFDISSKKAFQQQVYPGFTFGGPMIKNKLFFFTNYERQKLDLPRFRNFLANPLLNATAAQSTLISRMQSSGNANLARIGGNLANSLRTTAANYPATVNLLSANNGAFNAAYRLNSWNTRVDYQATQNDIITGRFSLSRNFNDQLTTDAFESTSYSTDLTARDYTALFTWTHNFGSSVVNIARVQFSPKNSAVTTPHTPNTSSLLIVGVGNFNRPFTTPFNTFQDRYQFEDTVSWIKGAHTMKFGASFRPVNYKVDNQLWFAGEWNFSSGIYPLVLAVPPADQTAFVVGICQLNGIPLASCNATTAGASIPGTALTSLQSFNANLPFLYRQGFGNSVWEDRANYFGAFAQDSWKVAQRFTLDYGFRVDYEGEPAPAQGNTYFSPRLGFSWDVLGDRSTVIRGGAGVFYAQIPYQVIYVTNLLDDTGRYINQVFRTPAFPAAQTPAAIWAAGRAAGKLPFGSLSASDLQALGISTAPKGIGRVIFDLDPNYKNTYSIQANFAIQRKLTSSMALELAYQVYHGVHLQVPHARNYVEALPGDPRLVGRNPAFGPLYVIDPARGGDPTITQKTVYASIGNSIYHGMTASLTKRFSDHFSFQSSYTFSKAIDDVTDYNSAFYGPFPSRLDLERGLSSYDVRHNFVFSGVFVTPYKRGGDSVMGHLFADVAFSPVVSLRSGIPFTLYTGVDINGDTRVTNDRLFYVPRNSGIGPNFARVDARLSKSFYFAQDNPTRIEFTVEGINLFNHTNFAAVNDILGNNPASPDYNRGTFNLKGDKTRGPGQPLSFNAAFDPRRIQFGLKFAF
- a CDS encoding class II aldolase/adducin family protein translates to MQTAKAINVREKVSAEEWQARVDLAALYRLTALYKWDDLIFTHISMRVPGSDHHFLINPYGFLFEEITASSLVKIDLQGNTVMDSPYFINPAGFTIHSAVHEAREDAHCVFHTHTIHGVAVSAQKNGLLPISQHSLFPLSSISYHDYEGVALNAEEKPRLVADLGTNNCLILRNHGLLTVGRNAAEAFLAMYTLDAACRIQVMAQAGGELTHIAEPILRGIRAQSAEATKGMGGDLAWPALLRKLDRIDPSYRD
- a CDS encoding neutral/alkaline non-lysosomal ceramidase N-terminal domain-containing protein; protein product: MKTYLYQKTLVALIIIHFIFSLIFVANTEAAFAQTKAADAAVFKVGVGRRDITPREPVPMWGYGARHDMLSQGTLDPLYAVAIVIQAGAKKLAIVGLDLGRAPAEASLQNIRQRIKAEAGIEYSFIAGSHSHHTPVLELKDEPGKGKGKFDAAIRYYKQMEEGICAAIFEANSKLQPAKMATGAVKLEGFNRNRHTKIEPKPSDKDLSVMRFDDESGKPLAVVVNFTAHPTTIPALTLKFSADYVGQMKAAVDKQLGTTTVFMQGAAGDQSVNEGANKGYQAFGQALAGEVIKLASSLKTETVAKPSLEVKEDRFTFAPRVDLKNPFVRAAYEKAFFPELIPAFVDEYEQGVRPRLTVALLNGEIALVGASGEFFSNHAIRLKERARVKQLFFFGYANGYHQYFPTVEAIAEGGYGADQGVSPVAIGAGEQLMNTALIWIYQLLGKLK
- a CDS encoding cytochrome c encodes the protein MKKIIFFIGMGLLMLAVYLPSSTSGNSGSDKTKITFTKDVAPIFQRRCEECHRAGGVAPMSLVTFEEARPWARSIKEKIVNREMPPFHATGAIGRYQHDPRLTDEEIATVTKWVDSGAAKGNAKDLPAARIWKDDWKLGQPDVVVKVQKPFTVKARQKDLYVFFVFDYVFPETTWLRSIETRPGNLKAVHHANTHVVPANFKVPEEGYIAGDFDPSARGTVMVSGWAPGVQPIMLAEGTAVMIPKGMKLGIQIHYAPTEKEQIDQTSVGLYLADGIVKKNLRVLFGDRKDLEVQPGDANYSLTDKKTFNTDALIRFFHVHMHLRGKSYVIRFTYPDGRVEDVLTVPRYDFNWQRVYLLTEPMRVAKGTQVEFIGTYDNSAKNKFNPNPAQVVRWGETTADEMMQGRIFYEAIDENLNLTVKKGHVVPAASPAPASKGQ
- a CDS encoding TlpA disulfide reductase family protein is translated as MLAVTMLQIKDHAPLFSLPSIDDSTRRLTIATEKPTLLIFFETDCPTCHLTIPYLNRLVNDLPDAHIIGISQDDALRTRELIKQLAIAFPVALDGDLAVTRAYDPEAVPTLFLVNQEKRIVFTQMAFDKTDLNTIAAMMCEALNREPVIIAEKFDGNPDTKPGCTSRHLEQQGEGETAASLHLYSKRGARASLIELADDTDPYDYCLQNGIADALPVVPPTVERVERMLAATELPPDEIIGRIAPNYGEATVEKIAANAVMAGCAPEMMRVLIPLVRAVCDERFNIHGVQATTHSAAPLVIINGPIRKQLNFACAGNVFSNVARANSSVGRALQLLLTNLGGARPGEIDMSTLGNPGKFSYCIAENEEESAWEPLHVEMGFAPEQSAVTLFAAEPPRGVSEHNAREGKQILKAICHQLATSWTYRVCALFEAIVVLCPEHVKTLKREEWNKQQVREFLFNNTGIPLKEYTENNGEGTQLTRFYKETVIDGEPCYLKFAAPEQIKIIVAGGTAGKFSAVISSWATGARGSQMVTYPIADCEMRIVD